The following proteins come from a genomic window of Geomonas sp. RF6:
- a CDS encoding Lon protease family protein — MSEKSCRLPAEKLKWACDPSIFNFRSTDEIGNLEGSIGQERALSAIHFGLGIQDNGFNIFLAGEPGTGRNTTIANHLKSRARTEPTPNDWCYVYNFAAPDNPLALSLPAGMGPELAADMKEFIDGVRTNIPKALESREYETHRVATIEEYQEKNGELFKILEKEVEGEGFAMQRTVSGLVVVPQKEGRNFTQEEYDALEQEEREQMDAHGKALTERLNDVMRQVRDNEKSLREALAQLDRELGLSAIGHHVGPLQEKYAYSERVVKYLESVQEDLLLNLDDFKPQAAAPQIPGLRVPKQEPNLERYQVNVFVTNDDHSGAPVVFETNATYNNLFGRMESVMQMGGVASTNFTLIKPGALHRANGGYLIVDAREVLMNPFAWDALKRCIRNAEIRIEDVLEQYRFMTFVTLKPEPIPLKAKIIMIGSLWIYYLLFHLEPEYRKFFKVKADFDSRLNRTPEVMQDYALFVATHCRNEGLLHFDPGAVAALLEYSARLVEDQERLSSQLMELTDLLREASYWAKEGGDSLVTREWVIKAIHHKIYRSNRIEERMQEYFEDGTILCDTDGSVTGQINGLSVITLGDHTFGRPSRVTARTYMGRAGMVNIEREVKLSGPIHDKGVLILTGYLGGKFALDRPLSLTASICFEQSYEGIEGDSASSTELYALLSALSGIPLRQGIAVTGSVNQHGHVQPIGGVNYKIEGFYAVCKAKGLTGSQGVMIPKLNERNLMLSEEVVQAVRDGMFHIWSVTTIDEGIEVLTGVPAGTLGPSGKYPDGTVNHRVQERLLEISEKMKRLLESEKGEKKEEKEER; from the coding sequence ATGTCTGAAAAAAGCTGCAGACTCCCTGCGGAAAAGCTGAAATGGGCTTGCGACCCGAGCATCTTCAACTTCCGGAGCACCGACGAGATAGGAAACCTGGAAGGGAGTATCGGACAGGAGCGCGCCCTGAGCGCCATCCACTTCGGGCTCGGCATTCAGGACAACGGCTTCAACATCTTTCTCGCCGGGGAGCCCGGCACCGGGCGGAACACCACCATCGCGAACCACCTGAAGTCCCGGGCGAGGACCGAGCCCACCCCCAACGACTGGTGCTACGTCTACAACTTCGCCGCTCCCGACAATCCGCTGGCGCTCTCCCTGCCGGCAGGGATGGGGCCTGAGCTTGCCGCGGACATGAAGGAATTCATCGACGGCGTGCGCACCAACATACCGAAGGCGCTGGAGAGCAGGGAGTACGAAACGCACCGCGTCGCCACCATCGAGGAGTACCAGGAGAAAAACGGCGAGCTCTTCAAGATCCTGGAGAAAGAGGTGGAGGGGGAAGGGTTCGCCATGCAGCGGACCGTTTCGGGCCTCGTGGTGGTCCCCCAGAAGGAAGGGCGCAACTTCACGCAAGAGGAGTACGACGCCCTGGAGCAGGAAGAGCGGGAGCAGATGGATGCCCACGGCAAGGCGCTGACGGAGAGGCTGAACGATGTCATGCGGCAGGTGCGTGACAACGAGAAGTCGCTGCGCGAGGCGCTGGCGCAGCTCGACCGCGAGCTCGGGCTCTCCGCCATCGGGCACCACGTCGGTCCCCTGCAGGAGAAGTACGCCTACTCCGAAAGGGTGGTGAAATACCTGGAGAGCGTGCAGGAGGACCTTCTGCTGAACCTGGACGACTTCAAGCCGCAGGCCGCCGCCCCCCAGATCCCGGGGTTGCGCGTCCCGAAGCAGGAGCCGAACCTGGAGCGCTACCAGGTGAACGTCTTCGTCACCAACGACGACCACTCCGGGGCTCCGGTCGTCTTCGAAACGAATGCGACCTACAACAACCTCTTCGGGCGCATGGAGAGCGTCATGCAGATGGGGGGAGTGGCGAGCACGAACTTCACCCTCATAAAACCGGGTGCACTGCACCGCGCCAACGGCGGCTACCTCATCGTCGACGCCCGCGAGGTGCTGATGAACCCCTTTGCCTGGGACGCGCTGAAGCGCTGCATCAGGAACGCGGAGATCAGGATCGAGGACGTCCTCGAGCAGTACCGCTTCATGACCTTCGTGACGCTGAAGCCGGAGCCTATTCCGCTGAAGGCGAAGATCATCATGATCGGCTCGCTGTGGATCTATTACCTCCTCTTCCACCTCGAACCGGAGTACCGTAAGTTCTTCAAGGTAAAGGCGGACTTCGACAGCAGGCTGAACAGGACCCCGGAGGTCATGCAGGACTATGCCCTCTTCGTCGCCACGCACTGCCGAAACGAGGGGCTGCTCCATTTCGACCCCGGCGCAGTCGCCGCCCTCCTCGAGTACTCCGCGCGCCTTGTGGAGGATCAGGAGAGGCTCTCCTCGCAGCTCATGGAGCTTACCGACCTTTTGCGGGAGGCGAGCTACTGGGCGAAAGAGGGGGGGGACTCCCTGGTGACGCGGGAGTGGGTGATAAAGGCGATCCACCACAAGATCTACCGGAGCAACCGCATCGAGGAACGGATGCAGGAGTATTTCGAGGACGGGACGATCCTGTGCGACACCGACGGGAGCGTCACCGGGCAGATCAACGGCCTCTCCGTCATCACCCTCGGCGACCACACCTTTGGCCGCCCCTCGCGGGTGACCGCACGCACCTACATGGGGCGCGCCGGAATGGTCAATATCGAGCGGGAGGTGAAGCTCTCGGGCCCCATCCACGACAAGGGGGTGCTGATACTGACCGGATACCTCGGAGGAAAGTTCGCCCTCGACCGTCCCCTCTCCCTTACCGCCTCCATCTGCTTTGAGCAGTCGTACGAGGGGATCGAAGGGGACAGCGCCTCCTCGACCGAGCTGTACGCCCTTCTTTCCGCCCTCTCCGGCATTCCGCTCCGGCAGGGGATAGCCGTTACCGGGAGCGTGAACCAGCACGGCCACGTGCAGCCGATCGGCGGGGTGAACTACAAGATCGAGGGGTTCTACGCCGTGTGCAAGGCGAAGGGGCTGACCGGGAGCCAGGGGGTGATGATCCCGAAGCTCAACGAGCGGAACCTGATGCTCAGCGAGGAGGTTGTGCAGGCGGTGCGCGACGGCATGTTCCACATCTGGAGCGTCACTACGATCGACGAGGGGATCGAGGTGCTGACCGGAGTCCCCGCCGGAACCCTCGGCCCGAGCGGGAAGTACCCCGATGGAACGGTCAATCACCGGGTGCAGGAGCGGCTCCTGGAGATCTCGGAGAAGATGAAGCGCCTCCTCGAATCGGAGAAGGGTGAGAAGAAGGAGGAGAAGGAAGAGAGGTAA
- the lipB gene encoding lipoyl(octanoyl) transferase LipB: MIVHDLGTISYSEAYIMQEQLVHAVRDGGEETLLLLEHQPVYTIGSGGSLANILDPTIQAVRVNRGGDVTFHGPGQLVGYPIIDLSRRGRDLHRYLRFLEALLKGVVESLGVGGFTIPGYTGLWTERGKLASIGVGVRNWITMHGFALNVSRDVAPFTRINPCGMSGCRVTSLDLERGGHLPLDAVKELFTPRFEQLLEERLPHRER, from the coding sequence ATGATAGTCCATGATCTCGGCACCATAAGCTATTCGGAAGCGTACATCATGCAGGAGCAGCTGGTGCACGCGGTTCGGGACGGGGGGGAGGAGACCCTCCTCCTCCTCGAGCACCAGCCTGTGTACACCATAGGCTCCGGCGGGAGCCTCGCCAACATTCTCGATCCCACCATTCAGGCGGTGCGGGTCAATCGGGGGGGGGACGTCACGTTCCACGGCCCGGGCCAGCTCGTCGGCTACCCCATCATCGACCTCTCCCGGCGCGGGCGCGACCTGCACCGCTACCTGCGCTTTCTGGAGGCGCTCCTGAAGGGGGTGGTGGAGTCCCTCGGGGTAGGCGGCTTCACCATCCCCGGCTACACCGGTCTTTGGACCGAACGCGGCAAGCTCGCCTCCATCGGGGTGGGAGTGCGCAACTGGATCACCATGCACGGCTTCGCCCTCAATGTCTCCCGCGACGTCGCCCCCTTTACCCGCATAAACCCCTGCGGCATGTCTGGATGCCGCGTCACCTCCCTCGATCTGGAGCGCGGCGGCCACCTCCCCCTTGACGCCGTCAAAGAGCTCTTCACCCCCCGTTTCGAGCAACTCCTTGAGGAGCGGCTCCCCCACCGGGAGCGCTGA
- the lpdA gene encoding dihydrolipoyl dehydrogenase, translating into MAEETYDLIVIGAGPGGYVAAIRCAQLGMKVAVVEKRDALGGVCLNEGCIPSKALLDSSELFSLAKERFAGHGIEIPAPSLNLAKMMQRKEEVVRKLTDGIQYLFKKHSIDRFSGEGRPTGAAGGGQGVEVKGAQGVQQLTGKRVLLATGSDAVELPGLPFDGVDVVSAREALSFDAVPEHLLVVGGGYIGLELGSVWLRLGAKVTVVELLPRLVAGSDGQVAESLMRSLKKQGMAFLMGAKVTAVQKRDGKVVAKLEGGGAPPETSCDKVLVAVGRRPLSAALGLDRLGIRQERGRVVVDENYQTSVPGIYAIGDLIPGPMLAHKAMEEGVVFAERLAGQKSIVEYNYIPGVCYTWPEAASVGKTEESLKEEGVDYRVGRFNFAGNGRARCMDETEGFVKVLAAGGNGRILGVHILGPRASDMIAEAVTAMSFGGSAEDIALTIHSHPTLSEALKEAALDVNKQAIHA; encoded by the coding sequence ATGGCAGAAGAAACGTATGATCTGATCGTTATCGGCGCCGGACCTGGCGGGTACGTGGCAGCTATACGCTGCGCACAGCTCGGCATGAAAGTGGCCGTCGTGGAGAAGAGGGATGCGCTCGGAGGGGTTTGCCTCAACGAAGGGTGCATCCCCAGCAAGGCGCTTCTCGATTCGAGCGAACTCTTCTCCCTCGCGAAAGAGCGCTTCGCGGGGCACGGTATAGAGATACCGGCCCCTTCCCTCAACCTCGCGAAGATGATGCAGCGGAAAGAGGAGGTGGTGCGAAAGCTCACCGACGGGATCCAGTATCTCTTCAAGAAGCACTCCATAGACCGCTTCAGCGGCGAGGGGCGCCCGACCGGAGCGGCCGGAGGGGGGCAGGGGGTGGAGGTAAAAGGAGCGCAGGGGGTGCAGCAGCTGACGGGGAAGCGGGTCCTCCTTGCCACCGGGAGCGACGCGGTGGAGCTGCCGGGGCTCCCGTTCGACGGGGTCGACGTGGTGAGCGCGCGGGAGGCGCTCTCCTTCGATGCGGTCCCGGAGCACCTCCTGGTGGTCGGTGGCGGGTACATAGGCCTCGAACTCGGGAGCGTATGGCTGAGGCTGGGGGCGAAGGTCACGGTCGTGGAGCTCCTTCCCCGCCTCGTGGCAGGAAGCGACGGACAGGTGGCGGAGTCGCTCATGAGATCCCTAAAGAAGCAGGGGATGGCCTTCCTTATGGGCGCGAAGGTGACAGCGGTGCAGAAGCGGGATGGGAAAGTCGTGGCGAAGCTCGAGGGTGGCGGCGCGCCCCCCGAGACCTCCTGCGACAAGGTGCTGGTGGCGGTGGGCCGCCGACCCCTCTCCGCGGCACTGGGGCTCGACCGCCTCGGCATCAGGCAGGAGCGCGGCCGCGTGGTGGTGGACGAGAACTACCAAACGAGCGTCCCCGGGATCTACGCCATCGGCGACCTCATCCCCGGACCGATGCTCGCGCACAAGGCGATGGAGGAAGGGGTGGTTTTCGCCGAGCGGCTCGCGGGGCAAAAGAGCATCGTGGAGTACAACTACATCCCGGGCGTTTGCTACACCTGGCCCGAGGCGGCCTCCGTCGGGAAGACGGAGGAGTCCCTCAAGGAAGAGGGGGTAGATTATCGTGTCGGGCGCTTCAACTTCGCCGGAAACGGCAGGGCGCGCTGCATGGACGAGACGGAAGGTTTCGTGAAGGTGCTGGCGGCCGGAGGGAACGGGAGGATCCTCGGTGTCCACATCCTCGGGCCGCGTGCCTCCGACATGATAGCCGAGGCGGTGACGGCGATGAGTTTCGGCGGGAGCGCCGAGGACATAGCGCTCACCATACACTCCCATCCGACCCTTTCGGAAGCGCTCAAAGAGGCGGCACTCGATGTGAACAAGCAGGCGATCCACGCGTAA
- the odhB gene encoding 2-oxoglutarate dehydrogenase complex dihydrolipoyllysine-residue succinyltransferase, whose product MELKVPPVGESVTEALIARWLKSDGSSVAKDEAVCEIETDKVTLEITSEIAGTLSIVVQEGETVKIGTVIARIEEGAAKEAKPAEEPRTVVEQKIEQPPIPPAPRAEAPQPQQPPQPPAQPQEHRAPKDFAPPESTAYPSSPSGRKQARERGEEGVPIFAPSAAQQKGAEPTVKPAAEGAQREVATPPPSVVREEALGRITRKPMTPIRKRIAERLVVSKQSTAMLTTFNEADMSEIMALRKKHGEKFLQRHKIKLGLMSFFVRACCDALRDYPEINASIEGDDVVYHHYCDLGIAVGSEKGLVVPVLRSAETLTLAQIEQRIADLAEKVRGNRITIGDLEGGTFTISNGGIYGSLLSTPILNPPQSGVLGMHAIQDRAVVRDGAIVIRPMMYLALSYDHRIVDGTGAVGFLKRIKECIEDPEEMLLEG is encoded by the coding sequence ATGGAGCTAAAGGTGCCGCCAGTCGGCGAATCGGTAACAGAGGCGCTGATTGCCAGGTGGCTCAAGAGCGATGGCAGCAGCGTCGCGAAGGACGAGGCGGTCTGCGAGATCGAGACCGACAAGGTGACGCTGGAAATCACCTCCGAGATCGCGGGAACCCTCTCCATCGTCGTGCAGGAAGGGGAGACGGTGAAAATTGGCACCGTCATCGCTCGTATCGAGGAAGGTGCTGCCAAAGAGGCGAAGCCGGCTGAAGAACCACGGACGGTCGTGGAGCAAAAGATAGAGCAGCCGCCCATACCCCCTGCGCCGCGTGCCGAAGCGCCACAGCCGCAGCAGCCACCGCAGCCGCCGGCACAGCCGCAGGAGCACCGTGCACCGAAGGATTTTGCGCCGCCGGAATCGACAGCATACCCTTCCTCCCCTTCCGGTCGAAAACAGGCTCGCGAGAGAGGGGAAGAGGGGGTACCGATCTTTGCACCGTCGGCGGCGCAGCAAAAGGGCGCTGAGCCGACTGTGAAACCGGCTGCAGAAGGTGCTCAGCGTGAGGTCGCGACGCCACCCCCTTCCGTCGTGCGGGAGGAGGCGCTGGGACGAATTACTCGGAAGCCGATGACACCGATACGCAAGCGCATCGCGGAGCGGCTGGTCGTCTCGAAGCAGTCGACGGCGATGCTTACCACCTTCAACGAGGCGGACATGAGCGAGATCATGGCGCTGCGCAAGAAGCACGGGGAGAAATTCCTGCAGCGCCACAAGATAAAGCTCGGCCTCATGTCCTTTTTCGTGCGGGCCTGCTGCGATGCGCTGAGGGACTATCCCGAGATCAATGCGAGCATCGAAGGGGATGATGTCGTCTACCACCACTACTGCGATCTCGGGATCGCGGTCGGGAGCGAAAAAGGGCTGGTGGTCCCGGTGCTGCGCTCGGCGGAGACCCTCACCCTCGCCCAGATCGAGCAGCGCATCGCCGATCTGGCGGAGAAGGTGCGCGGCAATCGCATCACCATCGGAGATCTGGAAGGGGGGACCTTCACCATCTCCAACGGCGGGATCTACGGCTCGCTCCTTTCCACACCGATCCTCAACCCGCCGCAGAGCGGGGTGCTGGGGATGCATGCCATACAGGATCGCGCGGTGGTGCGCGACGGCGCCATCGTGATCCGGCCGATGATGTACCTCGCGCTCTCCTACGACCACCGGATCGTGGACGGCACCGGCGCGGTCGGGTTCCTGAAGAGGATAAAGGAATGTATCGAGGACCCGGAGGAGATGCTCCTGGAAGGGTGA